The following proteins come from a genomic window of Leguminivora glycinivorella isolate SPB_JAAS2020 chromosome 6, LegGlyc_1.1, whole genome shotgun sequence:
- the LOC125227362 gene encoding uncharacterized protein LOC125227362 isoform X2 yields MHGSCRVVTFCLLTTVLPTILIIIPLYLRNMKYADVMYKISDSDVIQIHKGQSSVFCKTHSLKMNTTFNAFQMTGKPALSLENKKHIRLKKSLTLPDDTLEYWGFYLFKGASVELEACSRYEGSKILVVKGDNILNTCGILEGNKYKKDAPHVDNQEHVIVTLANPGEKKEYPKSSVPIKNNLKQNNLGEDIEAIKDINKTDSVEGNLKHSNMTMLNSLRFKRNTKPVHQPKTVLDAGIHHGGNAFNSTDGQDKSVSSFEMSLHECYDNNIIINRELPYQAVCNGTKYFGKATTLKVTHDILIDGYYYYIFYSDNDFVKNNIHVIFDIYKPTFLYTNMSESKVCINKTECIFDIGFLSDELVIVEVPTKDGLSYEDDSSILTSVCHPRMSVYIIFPVTVLMLIILFAFL; encoded by the coding sequence ATGCATGGATCCTGCCGAGTTGTTACATTTTGTCTCCTGACTACAGTTTTGCCTACAATACTCATAATCATACCACTTTATTTAAGAAATATGAAATATGCTGATGTTATGTACAAGATATCTGACTCAGATGTCATCCAGATTCACAAAGGACAATCATCAGTGTTTTGTAAAACACATTCCTTAAAAATGAACACTACATTTAATGCATTCCAAATGACTGGCAAACCTGCCTTGTCCTTAGAAAACAAGAAACACATAAGACTTAAGAAATCCTTGACTCTTCCAGATGACACACTGGAGTACTGGGGGTTCTACCTGTTTAAAGGAGCTTCTGTAGAACTGGAAGCTTGTTCCAGGTATGAGGGATCTAAAATATTAGTTGTCAAAGGTGACAATATACTTAATACATGTGGCATATTAGAAGGGAATAAATACAAGAAAGATGCTCCTCATGTTGATAATCAGGAACATGTCATAGTCACCTTGGCAAATCCTGGTGAAAAGAAAGaatacccaaaatcttcagtgccaattaaaaataatttgaagcAAAACAATCTGGGAGAAGATATTGAAGCAATAAAAGATATAAATAAGACTGATAGTGTTGAAGGTAATTTGAAACATAGTAACATGACAATGTTAAATAGTTTACGATTTAAAAGAAATACAAAGCCAGTTCATCAGCCCAAAACTGTCCTTGATGCTGGAATTCATCATGGTGGAAATGCATTCAACAGCACAGATGGACAAGATAAGTCTGTGTCTAGCTTTGAAATGAGTTTACATGAGTGTTATGATAACAACATTATTATAAACCGTGAACTGCCATACCAAGCTGTTTGTAATGGTACTAAATATTTTGGAAAAGCTACTACTTTAAAAGTTACCCATGATATATTAATAGATGGAtattactattatatattctataGTGATAATGACtttgtcaaaaataatatacatgtgatttttgatatttataaaCCCACTTTTCTGTACACTAATATGTCAGAATCAAaggtatgtattaataaaacaGAGTGTATATTTGACATAGGGTTTTTGAGTGATGAACTAGTAATTGTAGAAGTACCTACAAAGGATGGGTTATCTTATGAGGATGATTCATCTATTCTGACTTCAGTTTGTCACCCTAGAATGTCTGTATATATCATTTTCCCAGTGACCGTCCttatgttaataattttatttgcatttttatga
- the LOC125227362 gene encoding uncharacterized protein LOC125227362 isoform X1 yields MYHNYEYQYAAIQNRENGGSKMHGSCRVVTFCLLTTVLPTILIIIPLYLRNMKYADVMYKISDSDVIQIHKGQSSVFCKTHSLKMNTTFNAFQMTGKPALSLENKKHIRLKKSLTLPDDTLEYWGFYLFKGASVELEACSRYEGSKILVVKGDNILNTCGILEGNKYKKDAPHVDNQEHVIVTLANPGEKKEYPKSSVPIKNNLKQNNLGEDIEAIKDINKTDSVEGNLKHSNMTMLNSLRFKRNTKPVHQPKTVLDAGIHHGGNAFNSTDGQDKSVSSFEMSLHECYDNNIIINRELPYQAVCNGTKYFGKATTLKVTHDILIDGYYYYIFYSDNDFVKNNIHVIFDIYKPTFLYTNMSESKVCINKTECIFDIGFLSDELVIVEVPTKDGLSYEDDSSILTSVCHPRMSVYIIFPVTVLMLIILFAFL; encoded by the exons ATGTATCATAACTATGAATATCAATACGCTGCAATACAAAATAGGGAAAATG GTGGCAGTAAAATGCATGGATCCTGCCGAGTTGTTACATTTTGTCTCCTGACTACAGTTTTGCCTACAATACTCATAATCATACCACTTTATTTAAGAAATATGAAATATGCTGATGTTATGTACAAGATATCTGACTCAGATGTCATCCAGATTCACAAAGGACAATCATCAGTGTTTTGTAAAACACATTCCTTAAAAATGAACACTACATTTAATGCATTCCAAATGACTGGCAAACCTGCCTTGTCCTTAGAAAACAAGAAACACATAAGACTTAAGAAATCCTTGACTCTTCCAGATGACACACTGGAGTACTGGGGGTTCTACCTGTTTAAAGGAGCTTCTGTAGAACTGGAAGCTTGTTCCAGGTATGAGGGATCTAAAATATTAGTTGTCAAAGGTGACAATATACTTAATACATGTGGCATATTAGAAGGGAATAAATACAAGAAAGATGCTCCTCATGTTGATAATCAGGAACATGTCATAGTCACCTTGGCAAATCCTGGTGAAAAGAAAGaatacccaaaatcttcagtgccaattaaaaataatttgaagcAAAACAATCTGGGAGAAGATATTGAAGCAATAAAAGATATAAATAAGACTGATAGTGTTGAAGGTAATTTGAAACATAGTAACATGACAATGTTAAATAGTTTACGATTTAAAAGAAATACAAAGCCAGTTCATCAGCCCAAAACTGTCCTTGATGCTGGAATTCATCATGGTGGAAATGCATTCAACAGCACAGATGGACAAGATAAGTCTGTGTCTAGCTTTGAAATGAGTTTACATGAGTGTTATGATAACAACATTATTATAAACCGTGAACTGCCATACCAAGCTGTTTGTAATGGTACTAAATATTTTGGAAAAGCTACTACTTTAAAAGTTACCCATGATATATTAATAGATGGAtattactattatatattctataGTGATAATGACtttgtcaaaaataatatacatgtgatttttgatatttataaaCCCACTTTTCTGTACACTAATATGTCAGAATCAAaggtatgtattaataaaacaGAGTGTATATTTGACATAGGGTTTTTGAGTGATGAACTAGTAATTGTAGAAGTACCTACAAAGGATGGGTTATCTTATGAGGATGATTCATCTATTCTGACTTCAGTTTGTCACCCTAGAATGTCTGTATATATCATTTTCCCAGTGACCGTCCttatgttaataattttatttgcatttttatga
- the LOC125227184 gene encoding eukaryotic initiation factor 4A, whose amino-acid sequence MSYSPERRSEDWPEDSKNGPSKEPVSYDGPPGMEPEGALDTNWHQVVESFDDMNLKEELLRGIYAYGFEKPSAIQQRAIMPCIQGRDVIAQAQSGTGKTATFSISILQHIDTSIRECQALILAPTRELAQQIQKVVIALGDHLNAKCHACIGGTNVREDIRQLESGVHVVVGTPGRVYDMITRRALRANTIKLFVLDEADEMLSRGFKDQIHDVFKMLSADVQVILLSATMPDDVLEVSRCFMREPVRILVQKEELTLEGIKQFFISIEMEEWKLETLCDLYDTLSIAQAVIFCNTRRKVDWLTESMHERDFTVSAMHGDMDQREREVIMRQFRTGSSRVLITTDLLARGIDVQQVSCVINYDLPTNRENYIHRIGRGGRFGRKGIAINFVTESDKRALKDIEDFYHTTITEMPSDVANLI is encoded by the exons ATGTCTTATTCACCTGAAAGAAG ATCAGAAGATTGGCCGGAGGATTCAAAGAATGGGCCATCTAAGGAACCAGTCAGTTACGATGGACCTCCGGGCATGGAGCCCGAAGGAGCGTTGGACACAAATTGGCATCAAGTCGTGGAAAGCTTTGATGACATGAATTTGAAGGAAGAGTTATTACGAGGAATTTATGCATATGGTTTCGAAAAGCCATCTGCAATCCAGCAACGCGCTATTATGCCTTGCATTCAAGGACGCGATGTTATAGCTCAGGCCCAGTCTGGAACTGGGAAAACTGCAACTTTCTCCATTTCAATTTTGCAACATATTGATACTAGTATTCGTGAATGCCAAGCTCTAATTCTGGCGCCCACCAGAGAGCTTGCTCAGCAGATTCAAAAG GTGGTAATAGCTCTTGGTGATCACTTGAATGCTAAATGCCATGCTTGCATTGGAGGCACCAATGTTCGCGAGGATATTCGCCAGTTGGAAAGTGGTGTTCACGTGGTGGTGGGTACCCCTGGACGCGTCTACGACATGATTACCCGCCGTGCCCTCCGCGCTAACACCATTAAGCTGTTTGTGCTTGATGAAGCTGATGAAATGTTGTCCCGAGG tttcaAAGACCAAATCCATGATGTATTCAAGATGTTGTCGGCTGATGTCCAAGTTATCCTGTTGTCGGCTACCATGCCTGATGATGTCTTGGAAGTGTCGAGATGCTTCATGAGAGAGCCAGTTCGTATTCTTGTGCAGAAAGAGGAG CTTACCCTAGAGGGTATTAAGCAATTCTTTATCTCCATTGAAATGGAAGAGTGGAAATTGGAGACCCTGTGCGACTTGTATGATACCCTCTCCATCGCTCAGGCTGTTATTTTCTGCAATACCCGCCGCAAG GTGGACTGGCTGACTGAGTCCATGCACGAGCGTGACTTCACGGTGTCGGCCATGCACGGCGACATGGACCAGCGCGAGCGCGAGGTCATCATGCGGCAGTTCCGTACCGGCTCCTCGCGTGTGCTCATCACCACCGACCTGCTGGCTCGCGGTATCGACGTGCAGCAAGTCTCCTGCGTCATCAACTACGATCTTCCCACCAACCGCGAGAACTACATCCATCG AATTGGACGAGGTGGACGTTTCGGCCGTAAAGGAATCGCCATCAACTTTGTTACTGAATCAGACAAGAGGGCGCTGAAGGACATCGAGGACTTCTACCACACAACTATTACGGAAATGCCCAGCGATGTGGCCAACCTCATCTGA